In Amyelois transitella isolate CPQ chromosome 27, ilAmyTran1.1, whole genome shotgun sequence, a single genomic region encodes these proteins:
- the LOC106130411 gene encoding delta(3,5)-Delta(2,4)-dienoyl-CoA isomerase, mitochondrial, whose protein sequence is MTSIFKTILFNQPKKIATTFLRAYSAQTDVTQYETLAVSVPKKHVYHVELNRPDKLNTFNIPMWKDFKLCFDDLHNNPDCRVVVLSGRGKHFTGGIDLNSLIKTFSEANEQEDAGRKARAFHKIIKECQDGITALENCVKPVLNLVHQACIGAGVNLITAADVRYCTADAWFQVKEVQIGLAGDVGVLQRLPKVIGSASTARELSFTARKVQSDEALRIGLVTRVYPDKETALKEVLEIADGIAKLSPIAVQATKQNLVFSQDKTVQEGLDHICLLNSIMHQSEDIMKGAIAQATKSGPPDYENL, encoded by the exons ATGACTTCAATTTTCAAGACGATTTTGTTCAATCAACCGAAGAAAATTGCTA CAACTTTCCTCCGTGCATATTCAGCCCAAACGGATGTCACTCAATATGAAACGTTAGCTGTATCTGTACCGAAGAAACATGTCTACCACGTTGAGCTGAACAGACCGGACAAATTAAACACATTCAATATTCCTATGTGGAA GGATTTCAAGCTGTGCTTTGATGATCTTCACAACAACCCAGACTGCAGGGTCGTCGTTCTATCAGGGAGGGGGAAACATTTCACAGGAG GTATAGACCTAAACAGTCTGATAAAGACATTCTCGGAAGCCAATGAACAGGAAGACGCCGGTAGGAAGGCGAGAGCGTTTCACAAGATCATCAAAGAATGTCAG GATGGCATAACGGCTTTGGAGAACTGCGTCAAACCAGTTCTAAATTTGGTCCACCAGGCGTGTATAGGAGCTGGGGTGAACCTCATAACGGCTGCAGACGTGAG ATACTGCACCGCTGACGCATGGTTCCAAGTTAAGGAAGTCCAAATCGGTCTCGCCGGAGACGTGGGAGTGCTACAGAGGCTGCCCaag GTTATCGGCAGCGCATCTACAGCGAGGGAGTTGAGTTTCACAGCTCGCAAGGTGCAATCAGATGAAGCATTGCGTATAGGATTGGTTACCAGAGTGTATCCTGACAAGGAGAC tgccctaaaagaagtattggAAATAGCTGACGGTATAGCCAAGCTGAGCCCTATAGCCGTGCAAGCGACAAAACAAAACTTGGTGTTCTCACAAGACAAGACTGTACAAGAAGGATTGGACCATATT TGCTTATTAAACTCTATAATGCATCAAAGCGAAGACATCATGAAAGGCGCCATTGCCCAGGCGACAAAGAGCGGACCTCCGGATTACGAGAATTTGTAg